The DNA sequence GCAGGTCACAGTTATCTGAAACCAATATGATCTAGAGATGTGGTGACTTGGGTTTCCAGAAAGCGTGTCCCAAATCCTTAAAGCTACTTTAGCCTGTGCAAATATCGCTCCAAAGAGGCTCAGAGACCCTTTTGCCCACAACGTAATTTAAGTCAGACAGGAGGCAGTAGCCCTGGAAAGAAGCTTTGACTATGCCAAAGCCATGCCTATAGTCCCTCATGGCCTTATGGAACAGTGACCTGCACTGCTACAAAAGCATTCAAAGAAATTGATACAGGGGGGGAAAGAGACCAGTTTATCGTGCAAGGCCCTTACCCATTGACGGGACTGTTGGATTTCACCCGCTTCGTCCCTTCCATTTTCCGCTTGGCATTTTTTACCACCTGCACAGCAAGTGGGGAAGGCTTGGTgcctttattttcttttggaGACTCTAGAGATGCGAAAAAGGAAAGTCCAGTCAAAACTTAGGGGATGACATGCTTCTATGTACCATCACCCACAATGCACTTTTACAGATAGGGGGTCATATCCaagtaagttctactcagagtagacccactgaaatgaatggaccatAGTCAACCATGTCCAGTAACTTCAGTGGGTATATTCAGCGAAGGGCCAGCATTGGAGACAAGCCAGGGCCTTCAGATTACAATATTCCATGTCCAGAAGAACCCAGGAGTGCTGACACAAATCTGCAAATTCACCATAACGAGAGCTTTGATCAGAAAGGCTGACAACTACTATCAAGACAACAGGTCCTACTTTACTTAGCATGTTAGGGTGCAGAGTACATGCTAAATGGGATAAACTTCAAATGTGATCCTGCATGTGTAATTTACCTGTGTGACATTCCATGTGGCTGACAGCTCCTTTAAAACTAGGTTGCCACCAcccatttgtttattattactcTAGCCTGGGAAGGCATTTCATTTTGCATGTGCAGCTGCAGAGAACCAGATTTAAATGAGACACCAACCAGATGGAATGCTGTACCGGCTTCCTACATGCCCAGCCATCAATTTCAATTGGGTTACTGTGTTGAAGTGAGGACTAAAGCCATCCTCCTCCTATAAAAGGCAGCACATGTGAGCAGACATATAATTTGGTACAATTAAGGCCTAAACCTTAATAAGGATGGGGGGATTCGGCCCATATCTAGAGAAATTAGGCCTGGCCAACACAGAGCAGGTAGGCAGCACAATGAATGACATGCACAGGTTTAGTTTGGGGGTCCATTTCTTAATGCTCTACCCTAATAACTCCTTGCAAGGAGAAACCAGCACTGCATATAAAGAACTAGAACCTTCCCAGTGATAGGGTAGGGATAGGAGTTTTGTTATTAAGGTGGGAGGGCATTCAAAAATGATACTGCACCCACATTCCTGGCTGTTCTGAGATAGTGTGAGGAACCACACATACAGGACCAGGGATACCAACCAGTTttgggagcaggagaaaaccctgAAACAGTATCCAAATTGGGTGTTCCGTCTGGTAAGAGGCCTTTGGCTTGCGCTTTTGCCTCTTCGATGGCGAGCTTTTTCTTCTCTACTCGGCTTTCCAGGATAGCTAGATCAACCTGTGGAAACGGGTGTGTGCTTTAGCAAAATATTGATCTGGCACCTACATAAGAGCATTGCACAGAAGCCTTTCCCCCACAGCCTTACAATGGGAAATGCGAGGTAAGGGAAGGGAACAAAACACCAGGCACTTTTATGAGACGTGCTACTGGCAAGGTTACCTTCTTTATTAAGCAATATTGCTATTGTTATGTGCACAATTTGGGCTGCAACACAAATCCCAAATCTGTGGCAGGGAGGATGGAACAAATTTCTCCGGGTACTCAAGATGAAAAAAAGAAGTTTAGATTCTGGTCCCCAGAAGACTTAAAACACGCCAGTGTGCTTTCCCATCCATTTGAAAAACTCAAAAGAATAAGCAGGACCAACCTTTTTACGTGTGTATAATTGCAAAATTTTTGTGCATATCTCCTGGATTTCCTCTTCCGTAGCTCCAAACAGCAGGAACCAGTGAGGGCGGTTTGGAAGTGGAATCTGTAAGCAAGACACCATTCACCATTAGtcacccaaaaaaacccaacccatcaCTCTCAGACCTTAATCACTCTCAGCCTTTTACTGTTTATAACCAAGGAGATAGGTGGTTGTGAGGGAGTTAAGTTGTGTGATTTACATCAAGGCTACCTTTCTCCTTAGGTCTGAGCTCCCACTTTCCTTCTGTGTATGAAGGAGGGTACTAacttgggaaagggggaaatgtctaCTTAAGTCACTATTTTCCTTCTGCACatgagagcaaaaataaaaaggcagccACTACTAAATCCTCCATATTTGTTCATTAAACACACTCATTGCAGCAGTAAAAACTCCACAAGGAAAACAAGAGCATCTTATATAGCATGAGCCAGGTTAACACCAACCTCCAGGGTCCTAGCAGCAAGGTAGATGCAGGCGCAAGCAATGCTCTCAGGGTGGAACCTTACAAAGACATCTGTCCGCAGGCTGTCATTCATGTAGTTCCTGAGAAgacaaaaaggagggggaaagttgCAGAAGTCTGCTGAAATCCCCTGCTTTGGCTATGCTGTTTTAAGGCACACTGTAGCTAGCTGTCTAGGGCATTCTACAGCTGTTTGAATCCTAGATAATCCTGTGAAACCTGACAAGAAGTTGGAGTGCACAGATCTGACAGGAAGGACAACTGCCAAGTATTTATTTACTGGATGTTGGCATTTTatgaaagagaaccaattttaACTTCACTTTTCTCCCTGCTATGAGCTACTGGCCTGTTCACATGCAAAAGAACAtcaaaattcattttattttatggtagGCACAACTTTTGAAGCATAATTTGAAGAATTCTGTCAAAATCTATGTTTTATCCCGTCACGCAGAGCGACATGCAAACTTGGAAACGGACAGTCTGAAGTCACAGGTCCGGCTAGAAGTTCTTTGTCGTAGGAATGGGGCTTTTCCCAAGCATTCAGAATCTTCTGTCGCAAGCTTCTTTTGGAGGGACCAGTCTCCACTCAGGAAAGCATCCGACACACAAATCGCTTttagagagagcaagagagcatCACAGCTATTCAGTCCAGGTGTCTGGTATTGTCACTGCTGAAGGACCAAAGGTTCTTCACTGGGTTGTCATTGAGCCGCTTCCAGACTGCCCCACTGTAACAAGGTTTCGCAACACAAATGTTCATAGAATGAGGCAACTGTAAAAAATATTGCACTGTAAAAATATTGCACAAAGCCCAGCCAGAACATTTCACGCATTTCTGTGACCTTAAAATggaaatctgaaggataattcCTTACAACAAACCAAAATGCACAGTGGACAAAACCCAGAACAAAGTTTAAACAGTTGTAAAATGGAATGGGCCTATGGATTTTGCCTGTCATAAAGGTGCAAATTAATATGTGACCAATGTCACTATACCCAATCAGGCTATGCACATAATTCCTACATAATTTGTTCAAAACCAAAGCAGCTGAAGAATACAGGGTCTCTGGCTTTGGGTAGCAATGATTTTTAGTCTTCAATTAGCAGGTTTTGAAAAAATACTGTGGTTAATTGGATCCAAAATGTTTCCACTGCCATTTAGACTAACCCAGATGAGCTGGGATTTTGAAGAGTAGGCCAGCCTTTTAAAGGCTTACATCGTTCTTTAAAAGTGTTTCAGGGACCTTGAAAGTCCTAGTTTAGGTGCAACCAAAGGGACTGCCTGGATGGTcctgtatttatttccccacaCTGAACTGCAGTTTCTCACAATATAATCCAAGTTCCAAAAGCATTTGTTATTATGTGTGGAGGAAGGAACCCGCTGCAGAAATACATTCGAAGTTTTACTGGATATACAGCAGTAGATATGAGCAGGACCCCAAAACATAGTTTAAAAAGTACAACAGAAAAAAATTGATGTGCTATGAAGTAATGTATCTTCTTATTGCAATGCTTATGCTTTCAAGTatgaattaagtttttaaaaacccaaccccacaaagATTTTAAACCCAAGTTTAATAAAAGagtctgtggttttttttaaaggacataaAATAGGAACAAAGCATCCTGACAGTAACACACTTATCTgaaaaatgcacaaataaaatttaacaagtttaaaaaaaaaatcacaagcagcAGTCGGCCAGTTTTAACTCGACTCGTGTACGCATACCACCTGTCTAGAGCCAGCCTTCTCTCTGTGGAGCCTGCTTGGGTTTGACTGAAGACGGCAGTTATCCCTGCACCATAGCGCTTGGGCAGCAGAGGAGAAGTCTTAGTCACTTACCCTCAGAGGCTACCCTTTGATCAAAAGAGTACAGAAAAGAAGAGTCAAAAGAGGTTCTCCTTCAAAACAGCCAGACAGTTTTAGTCAGTAGAAACACAAACTTTGCTTTCAGGTCAATTTTTACATCATGTCAGTTTTCACAGGTTACCATTTGTCAATGTATGCTTTCTTGGGAGcacgggggtggggcggggcagaTATTTAATATAAACCCATTCCAAGAAAGGGGCAGGTAGACTACATATGGACACAATACATTGCAT is a window from the Lacerta agilis isolate rLacAgi1 chromosome 8, rLacAgi1.pri, whole genome shotgun sequence genome containing:
- the LOC117050626 gene encoding cyclin-L1 isoform X3, which codes for MNDSLRTDVFVRFHPESIACACIYLAARTLEIPLPNRPHWFLLFGATEEEIQEICTKILQLYTRKKVDLAILESRVEKKKLAIEEAKAQAKGLLPDGTPNLDTVSGFSPAPKTESPKENKGTKPSPLAVQVVKNAKRKMEGTKRVKSNSPVNGVQKGRDSRSRSGSRDQSYSRSPSRSPSPKQRKSESYSPSSGSKSHSRSRSRSDSPPRQFNHGSSSYKASKMRSYKKAKGYKYTSPKQRKSRSRSSSRSRSRSRERSDHSGKYKKKSHYYRDQRPERPHSYERPGHRYEREHPGHSRHRR